One window of Amaranthus tricolor cultivar Red isolate AtriRed21 chromosome 13, ASM2621246v1, whole genome shotgun sequence genomic DNA carries:
- the LOC130797660 gene encoding protein farnesyltransferase subunit beta isoform X1, giving the protein MENENITVTQREQWMVEYQVFSIFNHFMELPKRAQAVMMEIANDSHAQYLTNGLKRLPPSFCVLDANRPWLCYWILHSLALLGESIDDNLENDVVDFLNQCQDPLGGYGGGPRQMPHLATTYAAVNSLVTLGGHKALSSIHRGRLYAFLQRMKDPSGSFRMHEKGEIDVRACYTAISVASILNILDHELMENVGDFILSCQTYEGGIAGEPGSEAHGGYTFCGLATMILINEVHRLDLPVLINWVVFRQGVEGGFQGRTNKLVDGCYSFWQGGVFPLMQRLRFIIEDQLGMEGSSKTDRSGFEQKGLQGALNIANSCDSGLDFVKSSVSIGPLFQNFALQKYIILCSQDIEGGFRDKPGKSRDFYHTCYCLSGLSVCQHASLKDADSLPAMQDVLGPYSNLLEAIHPLYNVILERYYDAREFFLHS; this is encoded by the exons ATGGAGAACGAGAACATTACGGTGACTCAGAGAGAGCAATGGATGGTGGAATATCAAGTCTTTTCCATTTTCAACCATTTCATGGAGCTCCCCAAGAGAGCTCAAGCTGTCAT GATGGAAATTGCGAATGATTCGCATGCCCAATATCTGACCAATGGCCTCAAACGCCTTCCTCCTTCTTTCTGTGTTCTTGATGCCAA TCGACCATGGCTTTGCTATTGGATTCTTCATTCACTTGCACTCTTGGGTGAATCTATTGATGACAACTTGGAAAACGATGTTGTTGATTTTCTCAATCAATGTCAG GACCCACTTGGTGGATACGGTGGTGGACCAAGACAG ATGCCTCATTTGGCAACCACATACGCTGCTGTCAATTCACTTGTCACGTTGGGTGGACACAAAGCATTGTCATCTATACATAG AGGTAGACTGTATGCATTCTTGCAGCGAATGAAGGACCCTAGTGGGTCGTTCAG gATGCatgaaaaaggagaaattgATGTTAGGGCATGTTATACCGCAATTTCT GTCGCAAGTATTTTGAATATCTTGGATCATGAATTGATGGAAAATGTAGGGGATTTCATTCTAAG TTGTCAGACATATGAAGGTGGCATTGCTGGTGAGCCTGGTTCTGAAGCGCATGGTGG GTATACCTTTTGTGGATTGGCCACAATGATTCTTATTAATGAGGTTCATCGATTGGACTTGCCTGTGCTAATT AATTGGGTTGTATTTCGCCAAGGAGTTGAGGGTGGATTTCAGGGAAGGACAAACAAATTGGTAGATGGTTGTTATTCATTTTGGCAG GGAGGTGTTTTTCCACTGATGCAAAGGCTGCGGTTTATAATTGAGGATCAGTTAGGAATGGAGGGTTCTAGTAAAACAGACAGGAGTGGTTTTGAACAGAAAG GCCTACAGGGTGCTCTTAATATTGCAAACTCCTGTGACAGTGGCCTTGATTTTGTTAAAAGTTCTGTCAGTATTGGACCTCTCTTTCAAAACTTTGCTTTGCAGAAGTACATAATTCTTTGTTCTCAG GACATTGAGGGAGGATTCAGAGATAAACCTGGAAAGAGTAGAGATTTCTATCACACATGTTATTGTTTAAGCGGCCTTTCAGTGTGCCAGCACGCGAGTTTGAAAGATGCTGATTCTTTACCTGCAATGCAAGACGTGCTTGGTCCGTATTCGAATCTCCTGGAGGCAATACATCCTCTTTATAATGTCATCCTTGAGCGCTACTATGATGCGCGTGAATTCTTTTTGCACTCATAG
- the LOC130797661 gene encoding thioredoxin-like 2, chloroplastic isoform X1, with the protein MADSIRLSSSNSLPYSSFSLNSLHPIILPSSNSFQLRSKTLNNNFVSVSTPSFKPRIHVSSFKVHAVVAEATDQPKWWEKNAGPNMIDIHSTEEFLSALKDAGDRLVVVEFYGTWCASCRALFPRLCRMAEEHPEIMFLKVNFDENKAMCKSMNVKVLPCFHFYRGADGKLEEFSCSLAKFQKIRDAIETHNPAQNDCGKSGQ; encoded by the exons ATGGCAGATTCTATCCGTTTATCTTCTTCCAATTCTCTTCCATActcttccttttccctcaatTCTTTGCACCCAATTATCTTACCTAGTTCTAATTCTTTTCAATTGCGTTCTAAAACCCTAAATAACAATTTTGTTTCTGTTTCAACCCCCTCTTTCAAGCCCAGAATCCATGTTTCTTCCTTCAAG GTGCATGCTGTTGTTGCAGAAGCGACTGATCAACCAAAATGGTGGGAAAAAAATGCAGGACCCAATATGATTGATATTCATTCTACTGAGGAGTTTCTGAGTGCGTTAAAAGACGCTGGAGATAGATTAGTAGTTGTTGAATTCTATGGAACTTGGTGTGCCTCTTGCCGTGCTTTATTTCCTAGG TTGTGCAGAATGGCCGAAGAACATCCTGAGATAATGTTTTTAAAGGTCAATTTTGATGAGAATAAAGCAATGTGCAAAAGTATGAATGTGAAGGTACTTCCTTGCTTTCATTTCTATCGTGGAGCTGATGGAAAGTTGGAGGAATTTTCTTGTTCACTAGCAAAG TTTCAGAAGATAAGGGACGCTATTGAAACGCATAATCCAGCTCAAAATGACTGTGGCAAAAGCGGACAATGA
- the LOC130797660 gene encoding protein farnesyltransferase subunit beta isoform X2 yields MASNAFLLLSVFLMPIDHGFAIGFFIHLHSWVNLLMTTWKTMLLIFSINVRTHLVDTVVDQDRGRLYAFLQRMKDPSGSFRMHEKGEIDVRACYTAISVASILNILDHELMENVGDFILSCQTYEGGIAGEPGSEAHGGYTFCGLATMILINEVHRLDLPVLINWVVFRQGVEGGFQGRTNKLVDGCYSFWQGGVFPLMQRLRFIIEDQLGMEGSSKTDRSGFEQKGLQGALNIANSCDSGLDFVKSSVSIGPLFQNFALQKYIILCSQDIEGGFRDKPGKSRDFYHTCYCLSGLSVCQHASLKDADSLPAMQDVLGPYSNLLEAIHPLYNVILERYYDAREFFLHS; encoded by the exons ATGGCCTCAAACGCCTTCCTCCTTCTTTCTGTGTTCTTGATGCCAA TCGACCATGGCTTTGCTATTGGATTCTTCATTCACTTGCACTCTTGGGTGAATCTATTGATGACAACTTGGAAAACGATGTTGTTGATTTTCTCAATCAATGTCAG GACCCACTTGGTGGATACGGTGGTGGACCAAGACAG AGGTAGACTGTATGCATTCTTGCAGCGAATGAAGGACCCTAGTGGGTCGTTCAG gATGCatgaaaaaggagaaattgATGTTAGGGCATGTTATACCGCAATTTCT GTCGCAAGTATTTTGAATATCTTGGATCATGAATTGATGGAAAATGTAGGGGATTTCATTCTAAG TTGTCAGACATATGAAGGTGGCATTGCTGGTGAGCCTGGTTCTGAAGCGCATGGTGG GTATACCTTTTGTGGATTGGCCACAATGATTCTTATTAATGAGGTTCATCGATTGGACTTGCCTGTGCTAATT AATTGGGTTGTATTTCGCCAAGGAGTTGAGGGTGGATTTCAGGGAAGGACAAACAAATTGGTAGATGGTTGTTATTCATTTTGGCAG GGAGGTGTTTTTCCACTGATGCAAAGGCTGCGGTTTATAATTGAGGATCAGTTAGGAATGGAGGGTTCTAGTAAAACAGACAGGAGTGGTTTTGAACAGAAAG GCCTACAGGGTGCTCTTAATATTGCAAACTCCTGTGACAGTGGCCTTGATTTTGTTAAAAGTTCTGTCAGTATTGGACCTCTCTTTCAAAACTTTGCTTTGCAGAAGTACATAATTCTTTGTTCTCAG GACATTGAGGGAGGATTCAGAGATAAACCTGGAAAGAGTAGAGATTTCTATCACACATGTTATTGTTTAAGCGGCCTTTCAGTGTGCCAGCACGCGAGTTTGAAAGATGCTGATTCTTTACCTGCAATGCAAGACGTGCTTGGTCCGTATTCGAATCTCCTGGAGGCAATACATCCTCTTTATAATGTCATCCTTGAGCGCTACTATGATGCGCGTGAATTCTTTTTGCACTCATAG
- the LOC130797661 gene encoding thioredoxin-like 2, chloroplastic isoform X2 yields MADSIRLSSSNSLPYSSFSLNSLHPIILPSSNSFQLRSKTLNNNFVSVSTPSFKPRIHVSSFKVHAVVAEATDQPKWWEKNAGPNMIDIHSTEEFLSALKDAGDRLVVVEFYGTWCASCRALFPRLCRMAEEHPEIMFLKVNFDENKAMCKSMNVKVLPCFHFYRGADGKLEEFSCSLAKMC; encoded by the exons ATGGCAGATTCTATCCGTTTATCTTCTTCCAATTCTCTTCCATActcttccttttccctcaatTCTTTGCACCCAATTATCTTACCTAGTTCTAATTCTTTTCAATTGCGTTCTAAAACCCTAAATAACAATTTTGTTTCTGTTTCAACCCCCTCTTTCAAGCCCAGAATCCATGTTTCTTCCTTCAAG GTGCATGCTGTTGTTGCAGAAGCGACTGATCAACCAAAATGGTGGGAAAAAAATGCAGGACCCAATATGATTGATATTCATTCTACTGAGGAGTTTCTGAGTGCGTTAAAAGACGCTGGAGATAGATTAGTAGTTGTTGAATTCTATGGAACTTGGTGTGCCTCTTGCCGTGCTTTATTTCCTAGG TTGTGCAGAATGGCCGAAGAACATCCTGAGATAATGTTTTTAAAGGTCAATTTTGATGAGAATAAAGCAATGTGCAAAAGTATGAATGTGAAGGTACTTCCTTGCTTTCATTTCTATCGTGGAGCTGATGGAAAGTTGGAGGAATTTTCTTGTTCACTAGCAAAG ATGTGCTAA